A genomic window from Candidatus Zixiibacteriota bacterium includes:
- a CDS encoding efflux RND transporter permease subunit: MYLANTAIKRPVFTVMIIAALVVMGVSSYLQMSTELFPDVELPFVIISTVYPGANPDAVESDVTKNIEDAVNTISGIKRIQSFSRESYGLVFIEFTLETDVNIAAQDVRDKIAGIIAELPTDIEAPVIQKFDFAALPVITLAVSSERSLKEITGFVKNFLKRRLETVAGVGSAQIIGGAEREIQVLLDLDKINALNIVPDQIAGAIASSNMEIPGGKLSQGNNDLMIRVMGRAVSVDDLARIIVKNSEGKVIRLDDIAQVIDGIKEKESLSRLDGQETVSLEIIKQSGANIVETADGILKRLDELKSEIPSDINIVVAEDNSVFIRDSIHHVVFDMIYGGILAVLVIFLFLANWRSTFISALAIPTSIIASFFMMKLFGFTVNMMTLLGLSLAVGLLIDDAIVVIENIYRHLDEGESPFQAARNATAEIGLAVMATTFSIVVVFLPVAFMSGIIGKFFYQFGITVAGAVIISLFVAFTLTPMLSSRWLKKKEPSEGSKSFNPVKWVTGKWNGFFNRLNDRYKNVLRWVLHHRFLTLAAAAVIFIISLILGSFLGSEFFPQSDRSQFFVSFKAGPDASLERTGELAKKIEKRLKTYSEIEFLLTKIGGEQTPANEGNVFVKLVPIEERDKSAGELTAQARHDLANIAGLTIQVLPEKGEGGGGNQQVEFSVRGPDFEIVKELAEKVENAMREAPGGVDFENSEKLARPEIQINIDRDLASDLGISIGGAAMTVRKLVDGFVVSRLKDKDEEYDIRVQLAPEFRNRLDDIARLKIPSRKKVGGKDMLVELGTVASLTSASSPTEIRRYNRQKEIKVGCNLDEGYVMSDVVNHVYEKIPEFNIPAGFKVETTGAANIQEESFANIFMALALAVIFIYLLLASQFESFIDPFAIMLSLPLAIVGAILGLFIWRSSLSITSLIGIVLLMGLVTKNAILLIDFTKQLRQKGLSRDEALLKAGPIRLRPILMTTFAMIFGMLPIALSLGSGAEFKAPMAQAVIGGLISSTILTLVVVPVVYSILDDIVAFFMGKETVKSDKQIDRAGGGKTIEV, encoded by the coding sequence ATGTATCTGGCTAATACTGCAATAAAAAGACCGGTATTCACAGTAATGATAATAGCCGCTTTGGTTGTTATGGGAGTATCGTCATACCTTCAGATGAGCACGGAATTATTTCCCGATGTGGAATTGCCTTTTGTAATCATTTCAACTGTATATCCCGGAGCCAACCCGGATGCCGTTGAAAGTGATGTTACTAAAAATATCGAGGATGCCGTAAATACTATTTCCGGCATCAAGCGGATACAATCATTCTCGCGAGAATCTTATGGTTTGGTTTTTATTGAATTTACGCTCGAAACCGATGTCAATATAGCGGCTCAGGATGTTCGAGATAAGATTGCCGGTATTATTGCCGAATTGCCTACTGATATTGAAGCGCCGGTTATTCAGAAGTTTGATTTTGCCGCCTTGCCGGTAATAACTTTGGCAGTTTCAAGCGAGCGGTCATTAAAGGAAATTACCGGTTTTGTAAAGAATTTCCTGAAACGCCGGCTGGAAACAGTAGCCGGTGTTGGTTCGGCTCAAATTATCGGCGGCGCAGAACGGGAAATTCAGGTTCTCTTGGATTTAGATAAAATAAACGCTTTAAATATTGTCCCTGATCAAATCGCCGGAGCAATAGCTTCCTCAAATATGGAAATCCCCGGCGGGAAACTAAGTCAAGGCAACAACGATTTGATGATTAGGGTTATGGGCAGAGCCGTCTCAGTTGACGACCTTGCCCGGATAATAGTCAAGAATTCGGAAGGCAAAGTTATCCGTCTTGATGATATTGCGCAGGTCATAGACGGCATCAAAGAAAAAGAAAGCCTTTCGCGATTGGATGGCCAGGAAACCGTTTCATTAGAGATTATCAAGCAATCGGGCGCCAATATTGTCGAAACTGCAGATGGTATCCTGAAGCGGTTAGACGAATTAAAAAGTGAAATTCCTTCGGATATCAATATTGTTGTCGCTGAGGACAATTCTGTATTCATCAGAGATTCGATTCATCATGTTGTTTTCGATATGATATACGGCGGCATCTTAGCGGTGCTCGTGATATTTTTATTTCTGGCTAATTGGCGTTCGACTTTTATCTCAGCGCTGGCAATTCCAACCTCTATTATCGCCTCGTTTTTCATGATGAAGCTGTTTGGATTTACAGTAAACATGATGACCCTTTTAGGGCTTTCTCTGGCGGTTGGTCTGTTAATCGATGACGCCATTGTAGTCATCGAGAATATTTACCGGCATTTAGATGAGGGCGAATCACCATTTCAGGCGGCGCGCAACGCTACTGCTGAAATTGGTTTGGCAGTTATGGCAACAACTTTTTCTATTGTAGTCGTGTTTTTGCCGGTGGCGTTTATGTCGGGCATTATTGGCAAATTCTTCTATCAATTCGGGATTACCGTTGCGGGTGCGGTCATCATCTCGCTGTTTGTAGCATTTACGCTAACGCCGATGTTATCATCCCGCTGGCTTAAGAAAAAAGAACCATCGGAAGGCAGCAAGTCGTTCAATCCTGTTAAATGGGTTACCGGTAAGTGGAACGGCTTTTTCAACAGACTTAATGACCGTTATAAAAACGTTCTTCGCTGGGTCTTGCATCATCGCTTTTTAACCCTTGCCGCAGCAGCTGTTATATTTATAATATCTTTAATATTGGGCAGTTTTCTTGGCAGCGAGTTTTTCCCCCAATCAGACCGGAGCCAGTTTTTCGTAAGTTTTAAAGCCGGTCCTGACGCCTCTTTGGAAAGAACGGGCGAACTCGCTAAAAAAATTGAAAAACGATTAAAGACCTATTCCGAAATTGAATTTTTACTGACTAAAATCGGCGGCGAGCAGACACCAGCTAATGAGGGCAATGTATTTGTAAAACTTGTGCCTATAGAAGAGCGCGATAAAAGCGCCGGCGAATTAACCGCTCAGGCAAGACATGATTTGGCTAATATCGCCGGTCTTACGATACAAGTATTGCCAGAAAAAGGAGAGGGCGGCGGTGGTAATCAGCAGGTGGAATTTTCTGTAAGAGGTCCCGACTTTGAAATTGTCAAGGAACTCGCTGAAAAAGTTGAAAATGCTATGCGTGAAGCGCCGGGCGGTGTCGATTTCGAAAACAGCGAAAAATTAGCCCGACCGGAAATACAGATTAATATCGACCGCGACCTTGCCAGCGATTTGGGAATATCTATCGGCGGCGCGGCTATGACCGTGCGGAAATTAGTTGACGGCTTTGTGGTCTCAAGGCTTAAGGACAAGGATGAGGAATATGATATCAGGGTTCAATTGGCGCCGGAATTCAGAAACAGACTTGATGATATCGCGCGGTTGAAAATACCATCGAGAAAAAAAGTAGGCGGTAAAGACATGTTGGTTGAACTGGGGACAGTAGCATCTCTGACATCAGCCTCAAGCCCCACTGAGATAAGACGCTATAACCGTCAAAAAGAAATCAAGGTGGGCTGTAATTTAGATGAAGGCTATGTGATGAGCGATGTTGTCAATCATGTGTATGAAAAAATACCCGAATTTAATATACCCGCAGGTTTTAAGGTGGAAACTACAGGCGCGGCTAATATACAGGAGGAATCATTTGCCAATATTTTCATGGCCTTAGCCTTGGCGGTGATATTTATCTACCTGCTATTAGCCTCACAGTTTGAATCATTTATCGATCCTTTCGCTATTATGCTGTCATTGCCCTTAGCTATCGTGGGCGCAATTTTAGGTCTTTTTATCTGGCGTTCTTCTTTAAGCATCACCTCGCTTATCGGGATTGTTTTGCTTATGGGGTTAGTAACGAAAAACGCCATTCTGTTAATTGATTTCACGAAACAGCTGAGACAAAAAGGGTTGTCGCGTGATGAGGCTTTGTTAAAAGCCGGGCCTATCAGATTACGGCCGATTTTGATGACGACTTTTGCTATGATATTTGGTATGCTGCCGATTGCCTTAAGTCTGGGCAGCGGCGCCGAGTTTAAAGCGCCGATGGCGCAGGCTGTTATTGGCGGCTTGATATCTTCTACTATATTAACGCTGGTAGTTGTGCCGGTTGTTTATAGTATCCTTGATGATATAGTTGCCTTTTTTATGGGAAAAGAAACGGTTAAATCGGACAAGCAGATTGACAGGGCTGGCGGCGGCAAAACGATTGAGGTTTGA